A genomic window from Levilactobacillus yonginensis includes:
- a CDS encoding AI-2E family transporter, producing MKPESKQHRSWFWSWVVNNRLVSILTITLLILLILLVLSKVPWLATPFVLVGQILGLPIILAGVGYYLLNPVVDRLEKRGIHRSWSIIGLFILVALLIAWGLLSLIPMIQRQMTSLITEWPHYWHQITQTSMTWLKDDRLDGLRSQLDQFNQQLSSSSSTAISTFAKNTVSSVGGIVSRVVSVVVAVVTAPFILFYLLRDGHQLPDYLAKILPVKRRSSVVHLLREMNRQVSNYVRGQLIVAFIVAILFYIGFLIVGLRFALLLGIVAGVLNLIPYLGSFLAMVPAVVVAAFISPWMLVKVLIVFIIEQTLEGRIISPIVLGSSLKIHPLTIIFILLIAGKAFGVLGVVLGIPGYAVIRVVATEIFHWYQKFAGGYEEPVVEQGVSENEEN from the coding sequence TTGAAACCGGAATCTAAGCAGCATCGGTCGTGGTTCTGGAGCTGGGTCGTCAATAACCGCCTAGTTTCCATCCTGACAATCACGCTCCTTATTTTACTCATTTTACTTGTCCTAAGTAAAGTCCCATGGCTCGCAACGCCGTTTGTTTTGGTGGGACAGATTCTGGGACTTCCCATTATTCTGGCCGGCGTGGGATATTATCTCTTAAATCCCGTGGTTGATCGGTTGGAAAAACGGGGGATTCACCGAAGTTGGTCCATCATTGGGCTCTTTATTTTGGTGGCCCTTTTGATTGCCTGGGGACTGCTCAGCCTGATTCCCATGATTCAGCGGCAAATGACGTCACTCATTACGGAGTGGCCGCACTACTGGCACCAGATTACGCAGACCAGTATGACCTGGCTGAAAGACGACCGGTTGGATGGCCTTCGCAGCCAACTGGACCAATTCAACCAGCAACTCTCATCTAGTTCGTCGACTGCCATCTCCACGTTCGCCAAGAATACGGTTAGCTCGGTCGGGGGAATCGTGAGTCGCGTTGTTTCCGTAGTGGTGGCCGTGGTGACGGCACCGTTTATCCTGTTCTATCTCTTGAGGGATGGTCACCAATTGCCTGATTATCTGGCAAAAATCTTACCGGTTAAGCGACGGTCTTCCGTGGTCCACCTCCTGCGAGAAATGAATCGGCAGGTCAGTAACTACGTTCGGGGACAGTTGATTGTGGCGTTCATTGTGGCCATTCTCTTCTACATTGGTTTCTTGATTGTCGGCTTACGGTTTGCCTTACTCCTAGGTATCGTTGCTGGGGTCCTGAATCTGATTCCGTATCTGGGGTCGTTTCTGGCCATGGTGCCGGCAGTTGTGGTAGCCGCGTTCATTTCACCGTGGATGTTGGTCAAGGTCCTCATCGTCTTTATTATTGAACAAACGTTAGAAGGGCGAATCATTTCGCCGATTGTGTTAGGAAGCTCCCTCAAGATACATCCACTGACCATTATCTTTATCCTGCTAATTGCAGGGAAAGCATTTGGGGTGCTCGGGGTCGTCTTGGGAATTCCAGGCTACGCCGTCATTCGGGTCGTTGCCACGGAAATCTTCCATTGGTATCAGAAATTTGCGGGTGGCTATGAAGAACCCGTTGTCGAACAAGGAGTCAGTGAAAATGAAGAAAATTGA
- a CDS encoding methyltransferase domain-containing protein → MKKIDQATAFLAARPTLFRCPVCLEPYATVEGHSLICPNGHNVDLSKKGTLYFMQRAVASEYDNAMLAARRRMLQAGLFKGITDAFAAKLPAAPQTILDVGCGEGAPLDDVLAQRDGQDTAVGFDLSKPGINLATQLENNAFFCVADLAQMPFTDSQFTAILDLFSPSAYNEFNRVLAPGGQLLKVIPNADYLIELRQAIFPAGSTHATYDNSNVLNLFQQHYPDSSVERIRYQVPVPAELFSDLMLMTPMHWGASEDRLAAVKANPFPEITVDVTLLTAQGI, encoded by the coding sequence ATGAAGAAAATTGATCAAGCGACGGCTTTTCTGGCCGCTCGTCCCACACTATTTCGGTGCCCCGTCTGTCTGGAACCGTACGCCACGGTCGAGGGGCACAGCCTCATCTGTCCCAATGGCCACAACGTTGACCTCTCTAAGAAGGGGACACTGTATTTCATGCAACGCGCGGTAGCCAGCGAATATGACAATGCCATGTTAGCTGCTCGGCGGCGGATGCTGCAGGCTGGCTTGTTTAAGGGCATCACGGATGCCTTTGCGGCTAAATTGCCGGCAGCTCCGCAAACAATCTTAGACGTTGGCTGTGGGGAAGGGGCACCGTTAGACGACGTTCTCGCCCAGCGTGACGGGCAGGACACAGCCGTTGGGTTTGACCTGTCTAAGCCAGGAATCAACCTCGCCACGCAGCTTGAGAACAACGCGTTCTTCTGCGTGGCTGACCTGGCCCAAATGCCATTCACTGACAGCCAATTTACGGCGATTTTAGACCTGTTCTCGCCATCCGCCTATAATGAGTTCAACCGGGTCTTAGCGCCTGGAGGACAGCTCCTAAAGGTGATTCCCAACGCCGATTACTTAATTGAGTTACGGCAAGCCATCTTTCCAGCTGGCAGTACCCATGCAACTTACGATAACAGCAATGTTTTGAACCTGTTCCAGCAACATTATCCAGATTCGAGTGTTGAACGGATTCGTTACCAGGTACCGGTCCCAGCTGAGTTATTCAGTGACCTGATGTTGATGACGCCCATGCACTGGGGAGCGTCGGAAGACCGGTTAGCGGCAGTTAAGGCCAATCCGTTCCCAGAGATCACGGTGGACGTGACCCTCTTAACGGCACAAGGGATTTAG
- a CDS encoding tRNA (cytidine(34)-2'-O)-methyltransferase, with amino-acid sequence MANHIALFEPLFPANTGNIARTCAGTDTILDLIKPLGFSVDDAHLKRAGLDYWDKVDVRYHENLPAFLDTIPDPTQLYLVSKFADQDYTEPDYSVNESDHYFLFGKETTGLPEPFMRQHSEKCIRIPQDDTHIRALNLSNSAAIVIYEVMRQQAFPNLERVHTYPHDKLK; translated from the coding sequence ATGGCAAACCACATTGCGTTATTTGAACCACTATTTCCCGCCAATACGGGAAACATTGCCCGGACCTGTGCTGGGACGGATACGATTTTAGACTTGATCAAACCCCTCGGATTTTCCGTCGACGACGCCCACTTAAAACGGGCTGGTTTGGACTACTGGGACAAGGTTGACGTCCGGTACCATGAAAATTTGCCGGCCTTTTTAGACACGATTCCGGACCCAACGCAACTCTACCTGGTTTCCAAGTTTGCTGACCAAGATTACACGGAACCAGACTACAGTGTGAACGAGAGTGATCACTACTTCCTATTTGGGAAAGAAACGACGGGGCTACCAGAACCCTTCATGCGGCAACACAGTGAAAAGTGCATTCGGATTCCACAAGACGACACGCATATTCGGGCCCTTAACCTGTCCAACAGTGCGGCGATTGTGATTTACGAAGTCATGCGCCAACAGGCTTTTCCTAACCTGGAACGGGTACACACTTACCCACATGACAAATTAAAATAA
- a CDS encoding DNA translocase FtsK: protein MATKRKTTRRKTTKRQPTKRRKTSAKKQPFPYTANVIGLVLIALAALGLFNLGILGTLFANLLRLIVGDTYQFGLIVVAALGVTLTVTGELPRLARHYWLGSSLIYGGWLLWISANHFLQVDQHSQFLSTIWRDGLSDLWTGGLTAQLGGGVIGTVELSIVAWLIALVGSQIAAWLVMVGGVIVFFQIPFSTIQSWLQTTWTTLHRGAQASSAALKRGGAKVQERRNQRAKSRPVSTVTDDKTAPNLPTDPDDKDLPEPHAKTKDEPSYHITVAANENSKPAPTSETEETTDTTADALASSTPVDPNYQLPTADLLKQVPPTDQTEEVNAIDANTKILKQTLDSFGVDAEVKNVSLGPSVTEYELHPAIGVKVSRIVNLADDLALALAAKGIRIQAPIPGKSLIGIEVPNKEVSTVSFRDVVEAQPAHPNKPLEVPLGRNVTGQVVTMDLTKMPHLLIAGATGSGKSVAINGIITSMLMNARPDQLKLMLIDPKKVELSVYNGIPHLLTPVVSEPKKAARALHKVVAEMERRYELFSQFGQRKISGYNAFVQKANAEDDQARPTLPYIVVVVDELADLMMTVSNEVEDAIIRLAQMGRAAGVHMILATQRPSVDVITGLIKANVPSRIAFAVSSGIDSRTILDANGAEKLLGRGDMLFQPVDANSPVRVQGAFIPDDDVANVVDFIKQQQSADYDEDMMVTDEELQQEDAGDSDDELFDDALKFVVEQQKASTSLLQRRFRIGYNRAARMMDDLEQRGYIGPQEGSKPRQVYKQPDSSADQSQND from the coding sequence TTGGCTACCAAACGAAAAACAACGCGCCGAAAAACAACAAAGCGCCAGCCAACGAAGCGCCGGAAAACTTCGGCCAAAAAGCAGCCATTTCCATACACCGCTAATGTGATTGGTTTGGTTTTGATTGCCCTAGCGGCCCTGGGATTGTTTAATCTAGGTATACTAGGGACACTCTTTGCGAATCTATTACGTCTGATTGTGGGGGATACCTATCAGTTCGGTCTCATCGTGGTGGCTGCTTTGGGGGTCACCCTCACTGTAACGGGAGAACTACCGCGACTGGCACGTCATTACTGGTTGGGGAGTAGCTTGATCTACGGTGGTTGGTTGCTATGGATTTCTGCTAATCACTTCTTACAAGTAGACCAACACAGTCAATTTCTAAGCACAATTTGGCGGGATGGCCTGTCTGACCTCTGGACTGGTGGCTTAACCGCCCAGTTGGGTGGCGGGGTCATTGGGACCGTTGAGCTGAGCATTGTTGCGTGGCTGATTGCCCTGGTGGGTTCTCAGATTGCTGCCTGGTTGGTGATGGTTGGTGGGGTAATCGTCTTTTTCCAGATTCCCTTTAGTACGATTCAGTCGTGGTTGCAAACAACTTGGACAACGCTTCATCGCGGTGCGCAGGCTAGTAGTGCTGCTCTCAAACGGGGTGGAGCGAAGGTTCAGGAACGTCGCAATCAACGGGCCAAGTCCCGACCAGTCTCCACTGTGACTGACGATAAAACGGCACCTAACCTACCGACGGATCCAGACGACAAGGATCTGCCGGAGCCTCACGCCAAAACCAAAGATGAACCGAGCTATCACATTACCGTGGCGGCCAATGAGAATTCCAAACCGGCACCAACTTCCGAAACGGAGGAGACCACGGATACCACCGCTGATGCCTTGGCCAGCAGTACGCCGGTCGATCCCAACTATCAGTTGCCAACAGCCGACCTGTTAAAACAAGTACCACCGACTGATCAGACCGAGGAAGTTAACGCCATTGATGCCAACACTAAGATTTTAAAGCAGACGTTGGACAGCTTTGGGGTAGACGCCGAGGTCAAGAATGTTAGTCTGGGGCCGTCCGTGACCGAGTATGAGTTGCATCCAGCCATCGGGGTCAAGGTTTCCCGGATTGTTAATTTGGCGGATGACCTGGCTTTGGCGCTGGCAGCGAAGGGGATTCGGATTCAAGCACCAATTCCTGGCAAATCCTTGATTGGTATCGAAGTCCCTAATAAAGAAGTTTCAACCGTTTCCTTTAGAGACGTGGTTGAAGCGCAACCGGCGCACCCCAACAAACCGTTGGAAGTTCCGCTAGGGCGTAACGTGACCGGTCAAGTGGTGACCATGGACCTCACCAAGATGCCGCATCTGCTAATTGCAGGGGCCACTGGGAGTGGTAAATCCGTGGCCATTAATGGCATTATCACTAGTATGTTAATGAACGCACGGCCGGATCAGTTGAAACTCATGTTGATTGATCCCAAGAAGGTGGAATTGAGCGTCTACAATGGGATTCCGCACCTATTAACACCAGTGGTGTCCGAGCCCAAGAAGGCGGCCCGGGCCTTGCACAAGGTCGTGGCCGAAATGGAACGGCGCTACGAACTCTTCTCTCAGTTTGGTCAACGAAAGATTTCTGGGTACAATGCCTTTGTTCAAAAGGCTAATGCCGAGGATGACCAGGCCCGGCCAACGTTGCCATACATTGTGGTGGTGGTGGACGAACTGGCTGATCTGATGATGACGGTTTCTAATGAAGTAGAAGACGCGATTATTCGGCTGGCTCAAATGGGTCGAGCGGCCGGGGTTCACATGATTCTGGCTACCCAACGGCCTTCTGTGGATGTTATTACTGGTTTGATCAAAGCCAATGTGCCGTCCCGGATTGCTTTTGCCGTTTCCAGCGGGATCGATTCGCGGACTATTTTGGACGCTAATGGTGCCGAAAAATTGCTCGGCCGAGGAGATATGCTTTTCCAACCGGTCGATGCAAATTCACCGGTGCGGGTCCAAGGAGCCTTCATTCCGGATGATGATGTGGCTAATGTGGTTGATTTCATTAAGCAACAACAGTCCGCGGATTACGACGAGGATATGATGGTGACTGATGAGGAACTGCAACAGGAGGATGCTGGTGACAGCGATGATGAGTTGTTTGATGATGCACTGAAGTTTGTGGTCGAACAACAGAAGGCTAGCACGTCATTACTTCAACGGCGCTTCCGCATTGGTTACAACCGAGCTGCTCGGATGATGGATGATTTGGAACAACGCGGTTACATCGGCCCCCAAGAGGGCAGTAAACCACGACAAGTTTACAAGCAGCCAGATAGCAGTGCCGACCAATCTCAAAACGATTAA
- a CDS encoding DUF4044 domain-containing protein yields MEKKKKSTFQKITNVFVWIMIIATIGSLIFGAVASLMQ; encoded by the coding sequence ATGGAAAAAAAGAAAAAATCAACATTTCAAAAAATCACGAACGTATTTGTTTGGATTATGATCATCGCAACGATTGGTTCCTTAATTTTTGGTGCCGTTGCGTCATTGATGCAGTAA
- a CDS encoding DUF3397 family protein, whose translation MAFWDSPVAQLAILAVGWLLIRLVKRVFGKHWPAQVNTWDLMTPLLLLCSLLLIPHGAGTLLPWLVIGWMAIGIMVTLVQAIHNKELLYPTFFRTFWRLTDLYWAIGFVVCFIVAIS comes from the coding sequence ATGGCGTTTTGGGACTCACCCGTTGCCCAACTAGCGATTTTAGCAGTGGGATGGCTGCTGATTCGGCTAGTGAAGCGGGTATTTGGCAAACATTGGCCAGCACAAGTAAATACGTGGGACCTGATGACGCCGTTATTACTGCTATGTTCATTGCTTTTGATTCCACACGGAGCGGGGACGTTGCTGCCATGGCTGGTTATCGGTTGGATGGCAATTGGTATCATGGTGACACTTGTTCAGGCGATTCACAACAAAGAGTTGCTTTATCCCACGTTTTTCCGGACATTTTGGCGATTGACAGACCTCTATTGGGCGATTGGATTTGTCGTCTGTTTCATTGTGGCTATCAGCTGA
- the mraZ gene encoding division/cell wall cluster transcriptional repressor MraZ — MFMGEFEHAIDTKGRLIIPAKFRDQLGEQFVVTRGMDGCLFGYPMTEWSALQEKLKALPVNKKDARAFVRFFYSAATECELDKQGRINLPKSLRDHAALVKQCVIVGVANRFEIWSAERWQDFSTSAEEDFDDIAENLIDFGM; from the coding sequence ATGTTTATGGGCGAATTTGAACACGCAATTGACACCAAAGGCCGGTTAATCATTCCCGCCAAATTTCGAGATCAACTGGGCGAACAGTTTGTCGTTACTCGGGGGATGGATGGTTGTTTATTCGGCTACCCGATGACCGAGTGGTCCGCCTTGCAAGAAAAATTGAAAGCCTTGCCAGTTAATAAGAAAGATGCCCGGGCCTTTGTCCGGTTCTTCTATTCCGCAGCGACCGAATGTGAGCTCGACAAACAGGGAAGAATCAATTTACCTAAGTCATTACGGGACCACGCAGCGTTAGTTAAGCAGTGCGTGATTGTCGGTGTGGCTAACCGGTTTGAAATTTGGAGCGCAGAGCGGTGGCAGGACTTTTCCACCTCAGCAGAAGAAGATTTCGATGATATCGCCGAAAATCTCATTGATTTTGGCATGTAG
- the rsmH gene encoding 16S rRNA (cytosine(1402)-N(4))-methyltransferase RsmH yields MEDFHHVTVLLKEAVAGLNIDPTGVYVDCTLGGGGHSQRILEQLTTGHLYAFDQDQTAITYNEEHLKKYLDEGKLTFIKSNFRQIKEELAQRGITKVDGILYDLGVSSPQFDEADRGFSYQHDAPLDMRMDQSQKLTAWIVVNEWEFNDLMRIFHRYGEEKFAKPIARAIERHRATAPIDTTGQLVEIIKEGIPAAARRHGGHPAKKVFQAIRIAVNDELGALEDSLEQAVSLIDLNGRISVITFQSLEDRLVKTMFREQSSLPELPHGIPVIPDNLQPDYKLVNRKPILPSEEELAENHRAHSAKLRILEKIK; encoded by the coding sequence ATGGAGGACTTTCATCACGTTACAGTTTTACTTAAAGAAGCGGTCGCTGGCTTGAATATCGACCCCACGGGAGTCTACGTTGATTGCACTCTCGGCGGTGGTGGTCATAGCCAACGCATCCTGGAACAGCTAACAACTGGTCACCTATATGCGTTTGACCAGGATCAGACCGCAATTACGTATAACGAGGAACATTTAAAAAAGTACTTAGACGAAGGCAAGTTAACTTTTATCAAGAGTAACTTTCGCCAAATTAAAGAAGAACTTGCACAACGGGGGATTACCAAGGTCGACGGTATTCTGTACGACTTAGGGGTCTCCTCACCACAGTTCGACGAGGCCGACCGCGGGTTTAGTTACCAGCACGATGCCCCGTTGGACATGCGCATGGATCAGAGCCAAAAACTTACGGCCTGGATTGTGGTCAATGAGTGGGAATTCAACGACTTGATGCGGATTTTCCACCGCTACGGTGAAGAGAAGTTTGCGAAGCCAATTGCCCGAGCCATTGAACGCCACCGGGCTACGGCACCTATCGATACGACGGGTCAGTTAGTTGAAATCATCAAAGAAGGGATTCCCGCAGCCGCTCGACGGCACGGTGGTCACCCCGCTAAGAAGGTTTTCCAAGCGATTCGTATCGCGGTTAATGACGAGTTAGGTGCCTTGGAGGATTCCTTGGAGCAAGCCGTCTCTCTAATTGACTTGAACGGGCGAATCAGCGTCATTACCTTCCAGTCCTTAGAGGACCGGTTAGTTAAGACGATGTTCCGTGAACAGTCGTCCTTACCAGAACTTCCGCACGGTATTCCGGTAATTCCCGACAATCTGCAACCGGATTACAAGTTAGTTAATCGCAAACCAATCCTTCCCTCAGAGGAGGAATTGGCAGAGAATCACCGGGCACATAGTGCAAAGTTACGAATTTTAGAAAAAATTAAGTAG
- the ftsL gene encoding cell division protein FtsL: MAQNSLAEAVPLTQEPQQRPNIEQPQRRVQPQSAPQQNPQGNKLPVSKFEKCLMTVLGLMLACMMVLVVSSKISLSNAQHNLQSVNSQVTTYQNHNTNDQQQINELQSRSRLDKIAKKQGLNLENARIRNVNR; this comes from the coding sequence ATGGCGCAAAATAGTTTAGCTGAAGCTGTTCCGCTCACGCAGGAACCCCAACAACGCCCAAACATAGAACAACCGCAGCGGCGGGTTCAACCCCAAAGTGCTCCCCAACAAAATCCGCAGGGGAACAAGCTGCCGGTTTCTAAATTCGAAAAATGCTTAATGACCGTCCTGGGCCTCATGCTGGCGTGCATGATGGTCTTGGTCGTGTCTTCCAAGATTTCTCTTTCCAATGCGCAACACAACTTACAAAGTGTTAACAGCCAAGTGACCACTTATCAAAACCACAACACAAACGACCAACAACAAATAAATGAGTTGCAGAGTCGGAGTCGGCTTGATAAAATTGCCAAAAAGCAAGGTCTCAATTTAGAAAATGCTAGAATAAGGAATGTTAACAGATAA
- a CDS encoding penicillin-binding transpeptidase domain-containing protein, whose amino-acid sequence MKDSQERQTINKQPRRNRKHFGQFLFFIFLLVFVIIVGRFSYIAIGKRVQNVNLSVQAQKLYTANETLKAKRGTIYDANGQAIAEDTSVYSIYVVLDKRQVGLNGQKLYATNKEKMATVLSKYLPISRKKVLATLNPSQGHPFQVEFGTAGQNISLTTKQKIQKAHLTGVNFVQQEARLYPNGIFASHLVGLAEQKTDKNGQTSLVGSMGLEQAFNKQLTGTNGSQKIKKDMYGYQLPGTKQKYKKAKNGDNVYTTLDTRLQTLLETEMSSVQSQVKANSMNAVLMNAKTGAILAATQRPTFNASTKEGLSQIWRNTLVQDAYEPGSTMKVFTLASSIDSGHYNGNAMYQSGKYAIGNQTVPDWNTSGWGTITYNKGFALSSNVAMAHLEQQMGAKTWKKYIDRFKFLKSTNSGLPGEMSGSIAFKRPIEQADTSFGQGIQVTVFQMLQGLTAVSNNGKMMKPYVISKVTDPNTNKTVAKYSPKTVGHPIAASTAKAVRKHMEDVVYKSYGIGSDYKMSGERVAVKTGTAQVSNGSGYLSGDDNYLYSVAAMVPASNPKYVMYITMKQPHLGGKTASQLLASIMKPVMARALQEDVQTKATSTSKMPDVTGQGVTKAAAALKKAGATVTTLGTGSKVQKQSVSTGTTLYQAQRVFLTTGGTVSLPSLVGWSKGDVVKLAQIEGLKLTVSGDGYVTKQSVKAGTTVGSGATLSVTLKQNK is encoded by the coding sequence ATGAAAGATTCCCAAGAGCGACAAACGATAAATAAGCAACCACGCAGAAACCGGAAGCATTTTGGCCAGTTTCTGTTTTTCATTTTCCTTTTGGTGTTTGTGATCATCGTTGGTCGCTTTTCGTATATCGCCATCGGGAAGCGGGTGCAGAACGTTAATTTGAGCGTGCAAGCCCAGAAGCTATATACGGCCAACGAGACTCTCAAGGCTAAACGGGGGACTATTTACGATGCCAACGGCCAGGCGATTGCTGAGGATACCAGCGTGTATTCGATTTACGTGGTGCTGGACAAGCGTCAGGTGGGGTTAAACGGTCAGAAACTATACGCCACCAACAAAGAAAAGATGGCGACGGTACTATCAAAGTACCTGCCCATCAGCCGTAAGAAAGTGTTGGCCACATTGAACCCTAGTCAAGGTCATCCGTTCCAAGTTGAATTTGGGACTGCGGGACAAAATATCTCGTTGACGACTAAACAGAAGATCCAAAAGGCCCATCTAACCGGAGTGAATTTTGTCCAACAGGAGGCGCGCCTTTATCCTAACGGCATCTTTGCCTCCCACTTGGTGGGGTTGGCTGAACAGAAGACGGATAAGAACGGCCAAACTTCCTTAGTAGGGAGCATGGGACTCGAGCAGGCCTTCAACAAGCAACTGACCGGGACCAATGGGTCGCAAAAGATTAAAAAAGATATGTACGGGTACCAATTACCCGGCACGAAGCAAAAGTACAAGAAGGCTAAGAATGGCGACAACGTGTACACCACGTTGGATACCCGCCTTCAGACCTTATTGGAAACCGAAATGAGTAGTGTTCAGAGTCAGGTCAAGGCCAACTCCATGAACGCTGTTCTAATGAACGCTAAAACTGGGGCTATTCTGGCTGCTACGCAACGGCCAACGTTTAATGCTTCCACCAAGGAAGGGTTGAGCCAAATTTGGCGGAACACCTTGGTACAAGATGCTTATGAGCCAGGATCCACCATGAAGGTCTTCACACTGGCTTCCTCCATTGATAGTGGTCACTACAATGGGAACGCGATGTATCAATCTGGGAAATACGCTATCGGGAACCAAACTGTCCCTGACTGGAACACCTCGGGGTGGGGAACCATTACCTACAATAAAGGGTTTGCTCTCTCCAGTAACGTGGCCATGGCCCACCTGGAACAACAAATGGGTGCCAAGACCTGGAAGAAGTACATTGACCGCTTTAAGTTCCTGAAGAGCACCAATTCGGGCTTACCGGGTGAAATGTCCGGAAGCATCGCGTTCAAGCGGCCGATTGAACAGGCAGATACGTCGTTTGGTCAAGGGATTCAAGTCACCGTTTTCCAAATGTTGCAAGGCTTAACGGCCGTCAGCAACAATGGTAAAATGATGAAGCCTTACGTGATCAGTAAGGTCACAGATCCGAATACCAACAAGACGGTCGCCAAGTACTCACCTAAGACGGTCGGTCATCCCATTGCGGCTTCGACGGCAAAAGCTGTTCGCAAGCACATGGAAGACGTCGTGTACAAGAGTTACGGTATCGGGAGCGACTACAAGATGAGTGGCGAACGAGTGGCCGTTAAGACTGGTACCGCACAGGTCAGCAACGGCTCCGGGTACCTTTCCGGGGATGACAACTACCTGTATTCTGTCGCCGCCATGGTCCCTGCCAGCAATCCGAAGTACGTGATGTACATCACCATGAAACAACCACATTTAGGTGGTAAGACCGCTTCACAACTACTGGCCTCCATCATGAAGCCAGTCATGGCACGGGCTTTACAAGAAGACGTTCAAACGAAAGCCACCAGTACCAGCAAGATGCCGGACGTTACTGGCCAAGGTGTGACCAAGGCAGCCGCAGCTTTGAAGAAGGCCGGTGCGACCGTGACCACTTTAGGGACCGGCAGCAAGGTTCAAAAACAATCGGTTTCGACTGGAACAACGCTATATCAAGCTCAGCGCGTGTTCTTAACGACCGGTGGGACCGTTTCTCTACCAAGTTTGGTAGGCTGGTCTAAGGGTGATGTGGTAAAATTAGCTCAGATAGAAGGTTTGAAGCTAACTGTCTCTGGGGACGGGTACGTCACGAAGCAAAGTGTGAAGGCGGGAACCACCGTCGGCTCTGGCGCCACGTTGTCTGTAACGTTGAAACAAAATAAATGA
- the mraY gene encoding phospho-N-acetylmuramoyl-pentapeptide-transferase, translating into MNVILPLLGGFIITAAFMPALIRYFRARHEGQMIREEGPTWHEKKSGTPTMGGLLFIIAIAVMTLATSWLLAPHHVLSTTWILVFILVLYGGLGAWDDSIKLFHRQNEGLKAWQKLLGQIVGALILFWVYTHEHLPMALHVPGMGNWHMSGWYAVFVIIWLVGFSNAVNLSDGLDGLVSGLASIAFLAYGVVAWHQMQLNIAIFCFAVVGSLLGFLIFNHKPAKIFMGDTGSLALGGALAAVSILLHHELSLLWIGLVFVIETASVILQVASFKLTGKRIFLMSPIHHHFEMKGWSEWKIDFTFWGIGLVTALSGVWVILAK; encoded by the coding sequence ATGAATGTGATTCTGCCACTATTGGGTGGGTTTATAATTACCGCGGCGTTTATGCCAGCATTGATTCGGTACTTTCGCGCCCGCCACGAAGGGCAAATGATTCGAGAAGAGGGTCCGACCTGGCACGAGAAGAAGTCCGGAACACCCACGATGGGCGGTCTGTTATTCATCATCGCGATTGCTGTGATGACGCTGGCAACTAGTTGGTTGTTGGCGCCACACCACGTTCTGTCGACCACTTGGATTCTGGTCTTCATCTTGGTCCTGTATGGGGGCTTGGGCGCGTGGGATGACAGTATCAAACTGTTCCACCGTCAAAATGAAGGTCTCAAGGCTTGGCAAAAATTGCTTGGTCAAATTGTTGGAGCGTTGATTCTATTTTGGGTCTACACCCATGAACACCTCCCAATGGCGTTGCACGTTCCGGGGATGGGTAACTGGCACATGAGTGGCTGGTACGCCGTCTTCGTGATTATTTGGCTAGTTGGTTTCAGTAACGCGGTCAACCTGTCCGATGGTTTGGATGGGCTGGTCAGTGGGCTAGCCAGCATTGCATTCCTGGCGTACGGGGTTGTTGCCTGGCACCAAATGCAACTGAATATTGCAATCTTTTGTTTTGCCGTAGTTGGCAGTCTGCTCGGTTTTCTCATCTTTAATCATAAACCAGCCAAAATCTTCATGGGTGACACGGGTTCCCTCGCTTTAGGTGGGGCTCTTGCCGCAGTGTCGATTTTGTTGCACCACGAATTATCCTTACTGTGGATTGGACTGGTCTTCGTGATTGAGACGGCGAGTGTTATTTTGCAAGTTGCCTCATTCAAATTAACGGGTAAGCGGATTTTCCTGATGAGTCCAATTCATCACCACTTCGAGATGAAGGGGTGGAGTGAATGGAAGATTGATTTCACTTTCTGGGGAATTGGCTTAGTAACCGCGTTAAGTGGTGTGTGGGTCATCTTAGCAAAATAA